One genomic segment of Balneolaceae bacterium includes these proteins:
- a CDS encoding thiolase family protein: protein MSTSKKKKEVVFVDGGRTPFLRAQTDFKRFTAYDLGRLAIAGLINKTKLDGNHIDHVYYGNVIQDINTSNVARESSMAAGLPDSVPATTLSMACISSNIALTTATDSISRDQINASIVGGVEIMSDIPIRFRKKFRQKLLETQKYKSPTDWLKFFKGLNPSDLLPEIPSISEFSTGETMGESCDKMAAKYDINRKEQDAYAMRSHQLAYKASEAGFLKDEIIPVSVNNGDKIVEKDNGVRPDTDMEKLAKLNPAFIKPHGTVTAGNASFLTDGASAGLVMDKDFALKNGYQPKAVIRSYTYVAQRPDDELLIGPAFAVPKVLDEMNLTLDDIDVFEFHEAFAGQMLTVLKALDSDEFAKNRLNRKEKVGKVPWEKLNQWGGSLSLGHPFAATGIRLVTTAANRLIKEDGKYALIAACAAGGQGHAMIIERFTE, encoded by the coding sequence ATGAGCACTTCCAAAAAGAAAAAAGAGGTTGTATTTGTTGATGGCGGACGCACTCCTTTTCTGCGCGCACAAACCGATTTCAAACGATTTACTGCGTATGATCTGGGACGCCTGGCCATCGCAGGGCTGATTAATAAAACCAAGCTGGACGGTAACCACATCGATCATGTTTACTATGGAAATGTGATCCAGGATATCAACACAAGCAATGTAGCCCGGGAATCTTCTATGGCGGCAGGCCTGCCCGATTCTGTTCCCGCTACTACACTATCCATGGCATGTATCTCCTCTAATATTGCATTAACCACGGCCACAGATTCTATTTCAAGAGATCAAATCAATGCATCCATTGTGGGCGGAGTGGAAATTATGAGTGATATTCCGATCCGATTCAGAAAGAAATTCAGACAAAAACTACTGGAGACACAGAAGTATAAATCTCCAACGGATTGGCTGAAATTTTTTAAAGGCCTGAACCCGTCTGATCTTCTTCCCGAAATTCCGTCCATCTCCGAATTTTCTACAGGCGAAACGATGGGAGAGAGCTGCGATAAAATGGCAGCCAAATATGACATCAACCGAAAGGAGCAGGATGCTTACGCCATGCGGTCTCATCAGCTTGCTTATAAAGCTTCGGAAGCTGGTTTTTTGAAAGATGAAATTATTCCGGTTAGCGTAAACAACGGAGATAAAATTGTTGAGAAAGACAATGGCGTTCGACCTGATACGGATATGGAAAAACTCGCGAAATTGAATCCGGCGTTTATTAAACCTCACGGAACGGTTACAGCTGGAAATGCCTCTTTTCTAACGGACGGTGCCTCCGCCGGACTTGTGATGGACAAGGATTTTGCTCTAAAAAACGGGTATCAACCAAAAGCAGTGATTCGAAGCTACACCTATGTTGCACAACGGCCTGATGATGAACTGCTGATCGGCCCGGCCTTTGCTGTACCCAAAGTTCTGGATGAGATGAATTTGACTTTGGATGACATCGACGTATTTGAATTCCATGAAGCGTTTGCCGGTCAGATGTTAACCGTATTGAAAGCTCTTGACAGCGATGAGTTTGCAAAAAACCGGCTCAACCGAAAAGAGAAGGTCGGGAAAGTTCCCTGGGAAAAATTGAATCAATGGGGCGGATCGCTGTCTCTGGGACATCCTTTCGCGGCAACCGGCATTCGTTTGGTTACTACTGCCGCGAATCGTTTAATCAAAGAAGATGGAAAATATGCTTTGATTGCAGCGTGTGCCGCCGGAGGTCAGGGGCATGCGATGATCATTGAACGATTTACTGAGTGA
- the fadJ gene encoding fatty acid oxidation complex subunit alpha FadJ, with the protein MNKKKNILQLETTENVAVITLDTPGEKVNKLNEQLIGEFSTILDELETDDSVDGALLISGKENNFIAGADIEMFETRETADELSELSWTGHEILLRIENFSKPIVVGIHGSCMGGGTELALASHYRIVSDHNSTKIGLPEVKLGLLPGMGGTQRLPRLIGIQKALPYLLTGKNMYSYQAGKTGFADEVVHQYAIKDAGIKAVEKLKDGKVSHPDKRSVLEKISESNALGRSIIFDQARKRTRQETKGNYPAPPKIIDSVEYGYKNGFEKGLKYESKLFGELAVTSESRALVQLFFAMNKSKKNPLEEKKRDVEKIGVLGAGLMGSGITEVSIDDGFHVWLKDQTLENAMKGENTIRDNLDKKISKHIISEFERDETMSRVHPTEAYDGFEDIDLVIEAVFEDLDLKRTIVNEIEDVCHEDTIFATNTSSLPISDIAKNSERPEQIVGMHYFSPVQKMPLMEIIKTEKTADWVVATAFDVGLRQGKNVIVVNDGPGFYTTRILAPFINEALLLLEEGAKIEDLDSAMKQFGFPVGPVALLDEVGIDVGAHVAETLSDKFEKRGAKTSKKSKELMEDDYLGRKNKRGFYKYEEGSNKKKEVNEKIYSYFGGADRKSFDQKEIQDRLSSMMINEAVLCLQEEILQNPTDGDLGAILGLGFPPFLGGPFRYIDRIGVESFIEQMKSLQDQHGDRFKPADILNEMKTKGSLFHLEK; encoded by the coding sequence ATGAACAAGAAAAAAAACATACTACAGCTCGAAACCACCGAGAATGTCGCCGTCATCACGCTGGATACACCCGGCGAAAAGGTGAACAAACTGAATGAACAGCTCATCGGTGAGTTCTCAACTATTTTGGATGAACTTGAAACGGATGACTCTGTGGACGGCGCACTTCTCATCAGCGGGAAGGAGAATAATTTTATCGCCGGGGCGGATATTGAGATGTTTGAGACAAGAGAAACCGCCGATGAGTTATCCGAACTGAGTTGGACCGGTCATGAAATCCTGTTAAGAATCGAGAATTTTTCAAAGCCGATTGTTGTGGGAATCCATGGCTCTTGCATGGGTGGCGGAACCGAGCTTGCCCTTGCAAGTCACTATCGAATTGTGTCGGATCATAACTCAACTAAAATTGGCCTGCCGGAAGTAAAGCTTGGCCTGTTGCCCGGAATGGGAGGGACGCAACGGCTCCCGAGGCTGATCGGAATCCAAAAAGCTCTGCCTTATCTGCTGACCGGAAAAAATATGTACAGCTACCAGGCGGGTAAAACCGGTTTTGCCGATGAAGTGGTTCACCAGTATGCTATTAAAGATGCGGGAATTAAAGCGGTTGAAAAACTCAAAGATGGAAAGGTGAGTCATCCGGATAAACGTTCCGTTCTTGAAAAAATATCTGAGAGCAATGCCCTGGGTCGAAGTATCATTTTTGATCAGGCCCGAAAACGGACTCGCCAGGAAACAAAAGGTAATTACCCTGCTCCTCCAAAGATTATTGACAGTGTTGAGTATGGATATAAAAACGGTTTTGAAAAGGGACTGAAGTATGAATCAAAACTATTTGGAGAGCTTGCGGTAACCTCTGAATCGAGGGCATTGGTTCAGCTTTTCTTTGCCATGAATAAATCGAAAAAGAATCCGCTTGAAGAGAAAAAACGAGATGTAGAAAAAATCGGTGTGCTCGGTGCCGGTTTGATGGGAAGTGGCATCACGGAGGTGAGCATCGACGACGGATTTCATGTGTGGCTGAAAGATCAGACCCTGGAAAATGCGATGAAAGGAGAGAATACAATCCGCGATAATCTCGATAAAAAGATCAGCAAGCATATCATCTCTGAGTTTGAGCGAGATGAAACGATGAGCCGGGTTCACCCCACTGAAGCATACGACGGTTTTGAGGATATTGACCTTGTGATTGAGGCGGTTTTTGAAGACCTGGATCTGAAAAGAACCATTGTAAATGAGATTGAAGATGTTTGCCACGAGGATACGATTTTTGCCACAAACACCTCATCACTCCCCATTTCTGATATTGCCAAAAATTCAGAACGGCCTGAGCAGATTGTGGGAATGCACTACTTCTCACCCGTTCAAAAAATGCCGTTGATGGAGATCATCAAAACCGAAAAAACAGCTGACTGGGTGGTTGCAACGGCTTTTGATGTTGGATTGAGACAAGGGAAAAATGTAATCGTGGTAAACGATGGCCCCGGTTTCTATACAACGCGCATCCTCGCACCATTTATTAATGAAGCATTGTTACTTCTCGAGGAAGGCGCAAAAATTGAAGACCTCGACAGTGCCATGAAACAGTTTGGTTTCCCGGTAGGGCCGGTTGCGCTGCTGGATGAAGTGGGAATTGATGTGGGCGCTCACGTAGCTGAAACCCTTAGTGATAAATTTGAAAAGCGCGGGGCAAAAACCAGCAAAAAATCAAAAGAGTTGATGGAAGACGACTACCTCGGCCGAAAGAATAAGAGGGGTTTCTACAAATACGAAGAGGGCTCGAATAAGAAAAAAGAGGTCAATGAGAAGATCTACAGTTACTTTGGAGGAGCAGATCGCAAATCATTCGATCAAAAAGAGATACAGGACCGGCTTTCGTCTATGATGATTAACGAGGCGGTCTTATGCCTCCAGGAAGAAATTCTTCAAAATCCTACAGATGGAGATCTCGGAGCCATTCTCGGACTTGGATTTCCTCCATTCCTTGGGGGTCCTTTTCGGTATATCGACCGAATTGGTGTAGAGAGTTTTATCGAGCAGATGAAGTCTCTGCAAGACCAGCATGGTGATCGGTTTAAGCCTGCTGATATTTTGAACGAGATGAAAACTAAAGGATCACTTTTTCATCTTGAAAAATAG